The Candidatus Nitrosocosmicus franklandus genome contains a region encoding:
- a CDS encoding FxLYD domain-containing protein, giving the protein MKEIFSIILATLGLILTTPLAYGQQSLDSGTSADIDTSLNQTMNTTATTTGETTPEATIGKSENFTITDLRFRAESNQITGTITNNSTSQQSYITIYAVLFDKDDSFLGIAEGRPLVESLPPADNSPFSVDLFTGFGLYAMPEEVKAVDHYTIYVRGYDPLF; this is encoded by the coding sequence ATGAAAGAAATCTTTTCTATAATACTCGCTACTCTTGGTTTGATTCTAACCACACCTCTTGCATATGGCCAACAATCACTTGATTCTGGAACATCTGCAGACATTGATACTTCATTGAATCAAACTATGAATACTACTGCTACTACTACTGGTGAAACTACGCCTGAGGCTACCATAGGCAAGAGTGAAAATTTTACCATTACTGACCTTAGATTCCGAGCAGAATCAAATCAGATAACGGGGACCATCACAAATAACTCTACAAGTCAACAATCTTACATTACTATTTATGCAGTGCTTTTCGACAAGGATGATTCTTTCCTTGGGATTGCAGAAGGAAGACCGTTAGTAGAATCGCTTCCGCCGGCTGACAATTCACCATTTTCAGTAGATCTATTCACCGGATTTGGACTTTATGCAATGCCTGAGGAAGTAAAGGCTGTTGACCATTATACCATCTATGTAAGAGGATATGATCCGCTATTTTAG
- a CDS encoding carboxypeptidase M32 has protein sequence MNQILDAYKPMWSLKHAVSLMSWDFETFMPREGTEGRGVADSQLHMLHKDLLLNSEFIGLVDSAKKQENLGDLEMGIIRVIDREITKQVKLPRELTEAESLVRIRGNMAWREARAKSDFKMYEPHLKKMIEIKKEIAARWGYENHPYNALLDTFEEQLTVDDLDKIFSVLTPRIQKLLKKLVDSKSQFCKESNLAKLEYDIQKVDELNHDILNLLQYDMRRFRMDTSTHPFTETMGLDDVRITTRYEGVDFKKSIFSTIHEAGHALYNLQCDKSLSFTPIEGGTSLGLHESQSRFWENIVGRSLPFVQLISPLIRKKVNFANQTTDDELYFYFNNVRADYIRVDADEVTYNLHIAIRYEIEKRIFEDSLSVSEIPEFWNDRMEQLLGVRPPKDSLGVLQDTHWSSGLFGYFPTYTLGNLVSAIIVSKMQKDLENYNEDIKTGNFNSIREWLRSKIHQYGSTYAPKVLLNNSLNEGYNPDYFITYLENKYQTH, from the coding sequence ATGAATCAGATCCTCGATGCTTATAAACCCATGTGGTCGCTAAAGCATGCGGTATCCCTGATGAGTTGGGATTTTGAAACTTTTATGCCTCGAGAAGGGACTGAAGGAAGAGGAGTGGCCGATTCTCAACTTCACATGTTACATAAAGATTTACTGCTAAATAGCGAATTTATTGGTCTAGTCGATAGTGCAAAAAAACAGGAGAATCTTGGTGACCTTGAAATGGGCATAATAAGAGTAATCGATAGGGAAATAACTAAACAGGTCAAGTTACCCAGGGAATTGACCGAAGCTGAGTCCTTGGTAAGAATAAGAGGGAACATGGCTTGGAGAGAGGCTAGGGCAAAATCTGATTTTAAAATGTACGAACCCCATTTGAAGAAAATGATAGAGATAAAAAAAGAAATAGCAGCAAGATGGGGGTACGAAAACCACCCATATAATGCACTTTTAGATACCTTCGAAGAGCAGCTTACAGTAGATGACTTGGATAAAATATTTAGTGTATTAACACCTCGTATCCAAAAACTTTTGAAAAAACTTGTTGATTCAAAAAGCCAGTTTTGTAAAGAGAGCAATCTTGCGAAATTAGAATATGATATTCAAAAAGTGGACGAATTAAATCATGATATCCTTAATCTTTTGCAATATGATATGAGGCGTTTTAGAATGGATACTTCTACTCATCCATTCACTGAAACTATGGGGCTTGATGATGTTCGAATAACCACTAGGTATGAAGGAGTTGATTTCAAAAAGTCGATATTTAGTACCATTCATGAGGCTGGTCACGCCTTATATAATTTACAATGCGACAAATCATTGTCTTTTACTCCTATTGAGGGAGGAACATCGCTTGGACTTCACGAATCTCAGTCAAGGTTCTGGGAGAACATTGTGGGTAGAAGTTTACCTTTCGTTCAATTGATATCTCCACTAATTAGAAAGAAAGTGAATTTTGCAAATCAAACTACTGATGACGAGCTATATTTTTATTTTAATAATGTCAGGGCTGATTATATTCGAGTTGATGCCGATGAGGTTACTTATAATTTACATATAGCGATAAGGTATGAAATAGAGAAAAGGATATTTGAAGACAGCCTCAGCGTTTCTGAGATTCCTGAATTTTGGAATGATAGGATGGAGCAGTTGCTTGGTGTGAGACCACCTAAGGATTCATTGGGAGTCCTTCAGGATACACATTGGAGCAGCGGTCTCTTTGGGTATTTTCCTACGTATACTTTGGGCAATTTAGTTTCAGCTATCATTGTTTCTAAAATGCAGAAAGACTTGGAAAACTACAACGAGGATATCAAAACCGGTAATTTTAATTCAATCAGAGAATGGCTGCGATCAAAAATACATCAATATGGATCTACTTATGCTCCTAAAGTGCTTCTTAATAACAGTCTAAATGAAGGTTACAATCCTGATTACTTTATTACTTATCTTGAGAATAAATACCAAACTCATTGA
- a CDS encoding methyltransferase has protein sequence MSEVDNTINIIFGRWKSQILYAGAKIGLFDYLTTNPTDVRQIAQDLNLNEAMTYRILRSIASLGYAKEEKNNRKFSITSYGELLKKDHPQTLQGVLLLEEGPEHYQVWKHLPQMIKDGKQNAFSLEYGIDLFEYTTKNSEYSKIFNDAMSSFSAAHTAMVLEALDNYDFSNISRICEIGGGQGHLSSHLYSKYNHLNGTILELTPVVENQKSSWIYKTGLQARCNYVEGNMFNQVPSAELYIMKMILHDWNDDECIQILSNIHKASPDKARIFIVEHIIPDASTPHFSKLFDIHMMCVTTGRERTIQEFDSILSKSGWKYIQSHYPRSKMIGIVEAIKKG, from the coding sequence ATGTCAGAAGTTGACAATACTATAAACATCATATTTGGAAGATGGAAAAGTCAAATACTCTATGCCGGTGCCAAGATCGGCTTATTTGATTACCTTACAACTAATCCCACAGACGTACGCCAAATTGCACAGGATTTAAATCTCAACGAGGCGATGACATATCGTATACTTCGATCAATTGCATCTTTGGGTTATGCGAAAGAAGAAAAAAACAATCGAAAATTTTCCATCACCTCATATGGAGAATTATTAAAAAAGGACCACCCCCAAACCCTTCAAGGAGTATTGCTACTTGAGGAAGGACCAGAACATTATCAAGTATGGAAGCATTTGCCTCAAATGATCAAAGATGGAAAGCAGAACGCTTTCTCCTTAGAATACGGAATTGATCTTTTTGAGTATACTACAAAAAACTCAGAGTATTCAAAGATTTTCAATGACGCAATGAGTAGTTTTTCAGCAGCTCATACGGCCATGGTTTTAGAGGCACTTGATAATTATGACTTTTCCAATATATCTCGTATTTGTGAAATTGGTGGTGGCCAAGGACATCTCTCAAGTCATTTGTATTCAAAGTACAATCATCTGAATGGCACAATACTAGAGTTAACGCCAGTGGTAGAGAATCAAAAATCCTCTTGGATCTATAAAACGGGTTTGCAAGCTCGATGTAATTATGTTGAAGGTAATATGTTTAATCAAGTCCCTTCAGCAGAACTATACATAATGAAAATGATTCTTCATGATTGGAATGATGATGAATGTATCCAAATACTTTCAAACATCCATAAGGCTTCCCCCGACAAAGCCAGAATATTTATTGTTGAACACATAATACCTGATGCAAGCACACCTCACTTCTCCAAATTATTTGACATACACATGATGTGTGTTACTACAGGTAGAGAAAGAACAATACAGGAATTCGATTCAATTTTAAGCAAATCAGGATGGAAGTATATTCAGTCTCACTACCCCAGATCAAAAATGATAGGCATAGTTGAAGCAATAAAAAAAGGATAA
- a CDS encoding TMEM175 family protein has translation MVNIYGISKFHIKIFTDAVFGVAITMLAVELKVPHLGTGTTLLGSGEFGEIATTFVSYLTTFVILGTYWITYHAVFNPIRRTTDLMIWLNLSFLMLIAIIPFSIRLMNEYNNQHSFIFYSVIQILTGLVLFLMWKHAMKKQLVIADEKEKDGKETRLNATIIQLTYIRTAIIPTAYLVSMAISFIDPDIATIFPLIIIVPVSILLRLRYKNHAQLHAQEV, from the coding sequence ATGGTGAATATATATGGCATAAGCAAGTTTCATATCAAGATATTTACTGACGCTGTATTTGGAGTTGCTATTACTATGTTAGCAGTTGAACTTAAAGTTCCCCACCTTGGGACTGGCACTACGTTACTGGGCAGTGGGGAATTTGGAGAAATTGCCACCACTTTCGTTTCTTATTTAACGACTTTTGTTATACTAGGTACGTATTGGATCACCTATCATGCAGTCTTTAACCCTATCAGACGTACTACTGATTTAATGATCTGGTTAAATTTATCATTTCTAATGCTTATCGCAATAATCCCATTTTCGATAAGATTAATGAATGAGTATAATAATCAACATTCATTCATTTTTTATTCGGTAATTCAAATCTTGACGGGACTTGTACTGTTCCTCATGTGGAAACATGCAATGAAAAAACAGCTCGTAATCGCTGATGAAAAAGAAAAAGATGGCAAGGAGACTCGATTAAATGCTACTATAATACAGCTTACTTATATTAGGACTGCAATTATACCTACTGCCTACTTGGTTTCAATGGCAATTTCCTTTATTGATCCAGATATAGCAACCATATTTCCGCTGATAATTATTGTACCTGTATCAATTCTTCTGCGATTAAGATACAAGAATCATGCGCAACTTCATGCTCAGGAGGTTTAA
- a CDS encoding 3-methyladenine DNA glycosylase, with the protein MVGDLRKDNKSTKLKDFYGKELAILLAGKISKVYPSFQRQDFINSVDKRVNDLELKDRIKLITENLYEYLPLRYPDVVNILINILGPPNPNETGMFREGYWIMPISFYVETYGLDNFETSTNAIYQITQRSTGEYAVRPFIVKYSNKMLALMLKWSCDSNVHVRRLSSEGLRPRLPWAKKLDQFILDPKPILPILENLKYDKSLFVKKSVANNINDILKDNYDIGIKLLKKWSESQDVNTQWIIKHSLRNELKRGNKEAMEIVKTITKA; encoded by the coding sequence TTGGTTGGAGATTTAAGAAAAGATAACAAATCTACAAAACTTAAAGATTTTTACGGAAAGGAGCTTGCGATACTGCTTGCAGGCAAAATCTCCAAAGTATACCCATCGTTTCAAAGACAAGATTTCATCAATTCGGTAGATAAAAGGGTAAATGATTTAGAACTAAAGGATCGGATAAAGCTAATTACCGAAAATCTGTATGAGTATCTACCACTCAGATATCCAGATGTAGTAAATATCTTGATTAACATTCTGGGACCACCTAATCCAAATGAGACGGGAATGTTTAGGGAAGGATATTGGATAATGCCGATTTCATTTTATGTAGAAACCTACGGGTTAGACAACTTTGAGACGTCGACCAATGCTATTTATCAAATTACACAGCGCAGCACAGGAGAATATGCTGTTCGTCCGTTCATCGTGAAATATTCAAATAAAATGCTAGCATTGATGTTAAAATGGTCATGCGATTCAAACGTTCATGTAAGAAGATTATCTTCCGAAGGTTTAAGACCAAGGCTTCCTTGGGCTAAAAAGCTTGATCAATTTATCTTAGACCCCAAGCCAATTCTTCCTATACTTGAAAATCTCAAATACGATAAATCACTGTTTGTGAAAAAATCGGTTGCTAATAACATCAATGATATACTAAAAGATAATTATGACATTGGAATTAAATTGCTAAAAAAATGGTCAGAATCTCAGGATGTAAATACTCAATGGATAATCAAACATTCATTGAGAAATGAATTAAAGAGAGGTAATAAGGAGGCCATGGAGATCGTAAAAACAATTACTAAAGCATGA
- a CDS encoding aldo/keto reductase has translation MNNNSPVENNSHFELASDLTINRLVNGMWQVAGGHGYIDHAKAIDEMLRYHESGFTSWDLADIYGPAEDFIGHFRKRLSEIKGNEELSKVQALTKWVPRPGKITKSIVNESIQSSLDRMGVESLDLLQFHWWDYDNPYYMDALSFLSDLRDEGKIKHVGLTNFDTEHLQIILDADTQILSNQIQYSIIDRRSEKKMVPFCEEHHIKILAYGTLCGGLLTEKFLGREQEPSGYDLDTLSLQKYKKMIDRWGGWKLFQELLSNLNDIAQKHQVTIANVATRYILDKSCVAGVLIGARLGITDHINSNSQVFDFVLDRDDYAKIEDVCEKSNDLFEVIGDCGDEYR, from the coding sequence ATGAATAATAATTCACCTGTTGAAAATAATTCTCATTTTGAGCTTGCATCTGACCTTACAATCAATAGATTGGTGAACGGGATGTGGCAAGTTGCAGGTGGGCATGGATACATTGACCACGCAAAGGCGATTGATGAAATGCTAAGATATCATGAATCTGGATTTACTAGCTGGGATCTTGCTGACATATATGGACCAGCTGAGGATTTTATAGGACACTTTCGAAAAAGATTGTCTGAGATTAAAGGAAACGAAGAGCTTTCCAAAGTTCAAGCCCTTACAAAGTGGGTACCTCGTCCAGGCAAAATTACAAAGTCAATAGTTAATGAAAGCATACAAAGTTCATTAGATCGAATGGGGGTTGAATCCCTTGATCTCTTGCAATTTCATTGGTGGGACTATGATAATCCATACTACATGGATGCACTTAGTTTTCTCTCAGACTTGCGTGATGAAGGAAAGATAAAACATGTAGGATTGACGAATTTTGACACCGAACATTTACAAATAATACTTGATGCAGATACACAAATCTTATCCAACCAAATTCAGTACTCCATAATTGATAGAAGATCTGAGAAAAAAATGGTTCCGTTTTGCGAGGAACACCATATTAAGATTCTTGCATATGGGACACTTTGTGGAGGACTTTTAACTGAAAAATTTCTTGGAAGAGAACAAGAGCCATCTGGATATGATCTAGATACCTTAAGTTTGCAAAAGTACAAAAAAATGATCGATCGCTGGGGTGGTTGGAAACTGTTCCAAGAGTTGTTATCTAATCTAAATGATATAGCGCAAAAACACCAGGTAACTATAGCCAATGTAGCTACTAGATATATTTTGGATAAATCTTGCGTTGCAGGAGTTTTAATAGGTGCTAGACTTGGTATTACAGACCATATAAACAGTAATTCTCAGGTCTTTGATTTTGTCTTGGACCGTGATGATTATGCGAAAATAGAGGATGTCTGTGAAAAATCAAATGATTTATTTGAGGTCATAGGAGACTGTGGCGATGAGTATAGATAA
- a CDS encoding VOC family protein, which translates to MNNVIMISAVTLAIKNMKKSCSFYTSIPGFQIIYGGSSNDSFTSYQIGKDNKVTFLNLELKKFSDANKLYENHRTNFGRIIFYTDSVDNLYAYFSTNKFISNLILIEFEPINAPWKERYFHIRDPDGYQLSFAQPI; encoded by the coding sequence ATGAATAATGTAATTATGATTTCCGCCGTGACCCTTGCAATAAAGAATATGAAAAAGTCTTGTAGTTTTTATACTAGCATACCCGGCTTTCAGATTATTTACGGTGGTTCTTCAAATGACTCTTTTACATCATATCAGATTGGTAAGGATAATAAAGTTACATTTCTAAACTTGGAGTTAAAGAAATTTTCTGATGCTAATAAGCTGTATGAGAACCACAGAACAAATTTTGGTAGAATTATTTTTTATACCGATAGTGTAGACAATCTCTATGCATATTTTAGTACTAATAAATTCATTTCAAATTTAATTCTAATTGAATTTGAACCTATTAATGCGCCCTGGAAAGAACGATATTTTCATATACGTGATCCAGATGGTTATCAACTATCTTTTGCCCAACCGATCTAG